A single window of Salvia splendens isolate huo1 chromosome 6, SspV2, whole genome shotgun sequence DNA harbors:
- the LOC121807804 gene encoding mitogen-activated protein kinase kinase 2-like, protein MKKGSLAPNLKLSVPPPDDISKFLTGSGTFKDGDLLVNRDGVRIVSNSDVELPALIQPSDNQLSLADFDAVQVIGKGNGGVVRLVQHKWTAQFFALKVIQMNIEESARKHIAQELKINQSSQCPYVVVCYQSFYDNGAISIILEYMDGGSLADFLKKVNKIPEPYLAAICKQVLKGLWYLHHEKHIIHRDLKPSNLLINHRGDCKITDFGVSAILASTSGLANTFVGTYNYMSPERIIGGTYGYKSDIWSLGLVLLECATGEFPYSAPQAEGWINVYELMETIVDQPVPRPPSDLFSPEFCSFISACVQKDPKDRLSANELMAHPFITKYDDLDVDLSVYFTSAGPSLATL, encoded by the exons ATGAAGAAAGGGTCATTAGCTCCTAATCTCAAGCTCTCCGTCCCACCTCCTGACGACATCTCTAAATTCCT GACCGGGTCGGGGACGTTCAAGGACGGCGATCTCTTGGTTAACAGGGATGGGGTTCGGATTGTTTCAAATAGTGATGTTGAACTT CCAGCCTTGATTCAGCCATCAGATAACCAGTTGAGCTTAGCCGACTTTGATGCAGTGCAAGTCATTGGTAAGGGAAACGGAGGTGTTGTGCGTCTGGTGCAACACAAATGGACTGCACAGTTTTTTGCACTTAAG GTCATTCAAATGAATATTGAGGAGTCTGCTCGCAAGCACATTGCTCAAGAGCTCAAAATTAATCAGTCATCTCAATGTCCATATGTTGTGGTTTGCTATCAATCTTTCTACGATAATGGTGCAATCTCCATCATCTTAGAGTATATGGATGGAGGGTCTCTTGCAGATTTCCTTAAGAAAGTTAACAAAATCCCAGAGCCTTATCTTGCTGCAATTTGCAAACAG GTACTCAAAGGTCTCTGGTATCTTCATCACGAAAAACATATCATCCACAGGGACCTCAAACCTTCAAACTTATTAATAAACCACAGAGGTGATTGCAAGATCACCGACTTTGGAGTGAGTGCAATACTTGCCAGCACATCTGGTCTAGCTAATACTTTCGTTGGCACTTACAACTACATGTCT CCAGAGAGAATCATCGGAGGCACATATGGTTATAAAAGTGACATCTGGAGCCTCGGTTTGGTTCTCCTTGAGTGTGCAACAGGAGAATTTCCATATTCCGCACCTCAGGCTGAGGGGTGGATCAATGTCTACGAGCTGATGGAAACCATTGTCGATCAGCCTGTGCCTCGTCCACCTTCAGATCTATTTTCTCCAGAGTTCTGCTCATTTATCTCTGCTTG TGTGCAAAAGGATCCTAAAGATAGGCTATCGGCGAACGAACTCATG GCACACCCTTTCATCACTAAGTACGACGATCTTGATGTAGATCTTTCGGTGTACTTCACCAGTGCAGGACCTTCACTGGCCACACTGTAA
- the LOC121807803 gene encoding protein phosphatase 2C 50-like produces the protein MDEISLPLNLSNLIGEEKSLYATCVDIAGIDLIANVSKNLFLEPSMTKLPSMSHISENRHSCCNVPHNGVLIRVDSNFDKSKDGDPAVHAFLDSQCVTDSPNDICIEDCLNKKRTMSQSIKRSESWVATIATEIVDDLVSLEENGEAVKIREPRRTFSASLVEITEEMKINKPIVAFSLPPLWGLTSICGRRAEMEDAAVALPRFLKIPPQMLNDAPLFSSIHKDLTAHVYGVYDGHGGCQVANYCREHMHLALADEIGAAKENLKVENGEHNLKEKWLKIFQKCFHRLDNEVGGFPRTDGAGDIASDLHEPITPESVGSTAAVAIVCSTHIIVANCGDSRTVLNRGKVPMPLSVDHKPNREDECARIEAAGGKVINWDGYRVSGVLAVSRSIGDRYLRPYVVADPEVMFVPRTKEDECLIIASDGLWDVMTNEEACDLARKRILIWHKRNGTMLTNERGVGSDPAAQEAAEYLSKLAFKRGSADNISVIVVDLKAQRKFKRKT, from the exons ATGGACGAGATTTCCCTTCCACTTAATCTGAGTAACTTGATAGGCGAAGAAAAATCGCTGTATGCAACGTGTGTTGACATTGCTGGGATTGACCTTATAGCCAACGTTTCGAAAAATCTGTTTCTTGAACCATCCATGACCAAGCTGCCTTCCATGTCTCACATATCCGAGAATAGGCATTCTTGTTGTAATGTTCCTCACAACGGGGTTCTGATTAGGGTAGATTCAAACTTCGATAAGTCCAAGGATGGTGATCCAGCTGTTCATGCGTTTCTCGATTCTCAATGTGTGACTGATAGCCCTAATGATATTTGCATTGAAGATTGTCTAAATAAGAAGAGGACTATGTCCCAGAGCATCAAGAGATCGGAGTCGTGGGTAGCAACTATAGCAACTGAGATAGTTGATGATCTCGTTTCTTTAGAAGAGAACGGTGAGGCTGTCAAGATAAGAGAACCTAGAAGGACCTTTTCAGCTTCCCTCGTTGAGATTACTGAGGAAATGAAGATAAATAAGCCTATTGTTGCTTTCAGTTTACCACCTCTTTGGGGACTAACATCTATTTGTGGTAGAAGAGCAGAAATGGAAGACGCAGCTGTAGCCCTTCCGCGATTCCTAAAGATTCCGCCTCAGATGTTGAACGACGCCCCACTTTTTAGCTCCATACACAAGGACTTAACTGCCCATGTATACGGAGTTTATGACGGGCATGGAGGTTGCCAG GTAGCTAACTACTGCAGAGAGCATATGCATCTAGCTTTAGCCGACGAGATTGGTGCTGCTAAGGAAAATTTGAAGGTCGAAAATGGTGAGCACAACTTGAAAGAGAAATGGCTTAAGATCTTTCAGAAGTGCTTTCATAGATTAGACAATGAAGTTGGAGGGTTCCCCAGAACTGATGGTGCTGGTGACATTGCTTCCGACCTGCATGAGCCTATCACCCCAGAATCGGTCGGGTCCACTGCTGCAGTTGCGATTGTTTGTTCCACTCATATCATTGTTGCAAACTGTGGTGATTCGAGGACAGTCTTGAACCGGGGAAAGGTTCCCATGCCATTATCTGTGGATCATAAG CCAAATAGAGAAGACGAATGTGCAAGGATAGAAGCTGCAGGAGGCAAGGTCATCAATTGGGATGGATATCGTGTTTCTGGTGTGCTTGCAGTGTCAAGATCCATTG GTGATCGATACTTGAGGCCGTATGTGGTTGCAGATCCAGAAGTAATGTTCGTTCCTCGCACAAAAGAAGACGAGTGCCTTATTATAGCTAGTGATGGCCTATGGGATGTGATGACGAATGAGGAGGCTTGTGATCTGGCGCGAAAGAGGATTCTGATATGGCACAAGAGGAATGGCACAATGCTTACCAACGAGCGAGGGGTGGGGAGTGACCCAGCGGCACAAGAGGCAGCAGAGTACCTCTCGAAGCTTGCTTTCAAAAGGGGAAGCGCAGACAACATCTCTGTGATAGTGGTGGATTTGAAAGCTCAGAGGAAGTTCAAAAGGAAGACGTGA
- the LOC121806253 gene encoding uncharacterized protein LOC121806253: protein MDQNATIEEGEGRNGLELVRSVSEKHLELLRPSARYYSIFKGQPTDSAEREKGKYTLIRDEEDSQLGLYDKPLPCFGCGIGWFSFLVGFLCPLTWYYATILYFGNYYRKDPRERAGLAASAIAAMGFSVILLIIVLILLF from the exons ATGGATCAGA ATGCTACTATTGAGGAGGGAGAGGGTAGAAATGGCCTTGAGCTGGTCAGATCGGTTTCAGAAAAGCATCTTGAACTTTTGAGGCCTTCTGCCcgatattattccatatttaaaG GGCAACCAACGGATTCTGCAGAGCGGGAAAAAGGTAAATATACCCTGATTAGAGATGAAGAAGACTCTCAACTGGGATTGTATGACAAACCTCTTCCTTGCTTTGGATGTGGAATAGGATGGTTCTC TTTTCTTGTGGGTTTCTTGTGCCCTCTGACATGGTATTATGCAACAATTTTGTACTTTGGGAATTACTACCGCAAGGATCCTAGGGAACGAGCTGGGCTCGCTGCTTCTGCAATTGCT GCTATGGGGTTCTCCGTTATATTGTTAATTATAGTATTGATTCTGCTTTTCTAG
- the LOC121808665 gene encoding pre-mRNA cleavage factor Im 25 kDa subunit 1-like isoform X1: protein MGDHSIPEENGGDPSSSTALDIYPLSCYYFGSTDSVSLNTVTRADRLLRLRANYDAVGMRSCVAAAIVVELFKHPHLLLLQVQNSIYKLPGGRLRQGESDIDCLKRKLASKLSAGEDGRGPDWEVGECLGMWWRPDFESVLYPYLPPNIKRPKECTKLYLVKLPPSRRFIVPKNSRLLAIPLCQLHENDEWSLTHRNTLQTYGPIISGVPQLLSKYSFNMIEP from the exons ATGGGCGATCACTCAATTCCAGAAGAAAACGGCGGTGATCCCAGCAGCTCCACCGCCTTGGATATTTACCCTCTCAGCTGCTACTATTTCGGCTCCACAGATTCTGTTTCTCTCAACACCGTAACCCGCGCCGATCGCCTTCTTCGCCTCAGAGCTAA CTATGATGCCGTTGGAATGAGAAGCTGCGTGGCTGCCGCGATTGTG GTAGAACTTTTCAAACACCCCCATCTCTTGTTGCTACAAGTGCAGAACTCCATCTACAAACTTCCCGGTGGTCGTTTACGACAAGGTGAATCAG ATATTGACTGCTTAAAACGCAAGCTCGCAAGCAAGCTGTCTGCTGGTGAAGATGGCCGTGGTCCTGATTGGGAG GTTGGAGAATGCCTTGGTATGTGGTGGAGACCCGACTTTGAGTCCGTACTTTATCCATATTTGCCACCAAACATAAAGAGGCCTAAA GAATGCACTAAACTCTATCTTGTGAAGCTGCCACCAAGCAGAAGGTTTATTGTGCCTAAAAATTCGCGACTTCTTGCAATCCCATTGTGTCAACTTCATGAGAACGATGAG TGGAGTTTAACACACAGAAATACTCTGCAGACTTATGGTCCAATAATCTCTGGAGTCCCACAGTTGCTATCCAAATATTCCTTCAACATGATAGAACCTTAA
- the LOC121808665 gene encoding pre-mRNA cleavage factor Im 25 kDa subunit 1-like isoform X2: MGDHSIPEENGGDPSSSTALDIYPLSCYYFGSTDSVSLNTVTRADRLLRLRANYDAVGMRSCVAAAIVVELFKHPHLLLLQVQNSIYKLPGGRLRQGESDIDCLKRKLASKLSAGEDGRGPDWEVGECLGMWWRPDFESVLYPYLPPNIKRPKECTKLYLVKLPPSRRFIVPKNSRLLAIPLCQLHENDETYGPIISGVPQLLSKYSFNMIEP; this comes from the exons ATGGGCGATCACTCAATTCCAGAAGAAAACGGCGGTGATCCCAGCAGCTCCACCGCCTTGGATATTTACCCTCTCAGCTGCTACTATTTCGGCTCCACAGATTCTGTTTCTCTCAACACCGTAACCCGCGCCGATCGCCTTCTTCGCCTCAGAGCTAA CTATGATGCCGTTGGAATGAGAAGCTGCGTGGCTGCCGCGATTGTG GTAGAACTTTTCAAACACCCCCATCTCTTGTTGCTACAAGTGCAGAACTCCATCTACAAACTTCCCGGTGGTCGTTTACGACAAGGTGAATCAG ATATTGACTGCTTAAAACGCAAGCTCGCAAGCAAGCTGTCTGCTGGTGAAGATGGCCGTGGTCCTGATTGGGAG GTTGGAGAATGCCTTGGTATGTGGTGGAGACCCGACTTTGAGTCCGTACTTTATCCATATTTGCCACCAAACATAAAGAGGCCTAAA GAATGCACTAAACTCTATCTTGTGAAGCTGCCACCAAGCAGAAGGTTTATTGTGCCTAAAAATTCGCGACTTCTTGCAATCCCATTGTGTCAACTTCATGAGAACGATGAG ACTTATGGTCCAATAATCTCTGGAGTCCCACAGTTGCTATCCAAATATTCCTTCAACATGATAGAACCTTAA